One Euphorbia lathyris chromosome 1, ddEupLath1.1, whole genome shotgun sequence DNA segment encodes these proteins:
- the LOC136210777 gene encoding probable CoA ligase CCL9 has product MESLTLTGLLKKSATDFPNRRALSVCGKLDFTHAQLQELVDHAASLLVACGVAPGDVVALTFPNTVEFVAMFLAVIRCRATAAPLNAAYTAEEFEFYLSDSESKLLITSAEGVQSALSAALKLNIRHVSATIHLETNKVSLSPSETEANLELLAELVNDSSDVALFLHTSGTTSRPKGVPLTQLNLASSVLNIKSVYRITESDSTVIVLPLFHVHGLLAGLLSSLVSGAAVALPSAGRFSASTFWQDMVTYNATWYTAVPTIHQIILDRHVSKPEASYPKLRFIRSCSASLAPAILERLEETFGAPVLEAYAMTEASHLMTSNPLPEDGGHKSGSVGRPVGQEMAILNENGVVQPAGVNGEVCIRGPNVTKGYKNNPEANKSAFQFGWFHTGDIGVFDSDGYLHLVGRIKELINRGGEKISPIEVDAVLLSHPEIAQAVCFGVPDEKYGEEINCAIIPREGSKIDEAEVVSYCKKNLASFKVPKKVFITDSVPKTATGKIQRRIVSEHFLAQISTAKVPKFGA; this is encoded by the exons ATGGAGAGTCTGACATTAACGGGCCTGTTGAAGAAATCTGCAACTGATTTCCCTAATCGGCGTGCTCTTTCTGTTTGCGGGAAGCTTGATTTTACTCATGCTCAATTGCAAGAGCTCGTTGATCATGCCGCTTCTCTCCTTGTTGCTTGCGGTGTAGCTCCGGGAGATGTCGTTGCTCTTACTTTCCCCAATACTGTCGAG TTTGTGGCGATGTTCTTGGCCGTGATTCGGTGCCGAGCAACCGCCGCGCCTCTGAACGCTGCCTACACAGCTGAGGAGTTTGAGTTTTACCTCTCCGACTCCGAATCGAAGTTACTGATTACGTCAGCAGAAGGCGTCCAATCGGCTCTGTCCGCCGCTCTCAAGCTCAACATCCGTCACGTGTCCGCCACAATTCACCTAGAAACAAATAAAGTATCGTTGTCGCCGTCggaaacggaggcgaatcttgAATTGCTTGCCGAACTCGTTAATGACTCCTCTGACGTGGCACTATTTCTCCACACGTCTGGAACAACCAGCCGCCCGAAAGGCGTTCCTCTGACTCAGCTCAACCTTGCTTCCTCTGTTTTGAATATAAAGTCTGTTTACAGAATCACTGAGTCCGACTCGACTGTAATCGTGTTGCCTCTGTTTCACGTTCACGGCTTACTCGCCGGACTATTGAGCTCACTCGTGTCCGGAGCCGCCGTGGCTCTTCCATCGGCGGGGAGATTTTCAGCCTCTACTTTCTGGCAAGACATGGTTACATATAACGCTACTTGGTACACTGCAGTACCCACAATTCACCAAATTATCCTCGACCGCCACGTCAGCAAGCCAGAGGCGTCTTACCCGAAGCTGAGATTCATCAGGAGCTGTAGCGCGTCGTTGGCACCTGCTATATTGGAGCGGCTGGAGGAGACATTCGGTGCTCCGGTGTTGGAGGCTTACGCAATGACAGAGGCGTCTCATTTGATGACATCCAACCCATTACCGGAAGATGGCGGGCATAAATCAGGGTCGGTTGGGAGACCCGTGGGGCAAGAGATGGCGATTTTGAATGAGAATGGGGTGGTGCAACCGGCTGGTGTTAATGGAGAGGTGTGTATTAGAGGGCCAAATGTTACCAAAGGGTATAAGAATAATCCCGAGGCTAATAAATCAGCATTTCAATTCGGGTGGTTCCATACCGGAGATATTGGGGTTTTCGACTCCGATGGATACTTGCATCTTGTGGGTCGGATTAAAGAGCTCATTAACCGTGGAG GGGAGAAAATATCACCAATTGAAGTGGATGCTGTTCTGTTGTCTCATCCAGAAATAGCTCAGGCAGTTTGCTTCGGCGTTCCTGATGAAAAATATGGTGAAGAG ATAAATTGTGCGATAATTCCAAGAGAAGGATCGAAGATAGATGAGGCAGAAGTTGTTAGCTACTGCAAGAAAAATCTGGCAAGTTTCAAGGTTCCGAAGAAGGTATTCATCACTGATTCAGTCCCCAAAACAGCCACTGGAAAGATTCAAAGGAGGATAGTATCAGAGCATTTTCTTGCTCAAATCTCCACTGCCAAAGTTCCTAAATTTGGAGCTTAA